One window of the Etheostoma spectabile isolate EspeVRDwgs_2016 chromosome 16, UIUC_Espe_1.0, whole genome shotgun sequence genome contains the following:
- the drg1 gene encoding developmentally-regulated GTP-binding protein 1, which produces MSILAKIAEIENEMARTQRNKATAHHLGLLKARLAKLRRELITPKGGSGGATGEGFDVAKTGDARIGFVGFPSVGKSTLLSNLAGVYSEVAAYEFTTLTTVPGVIRYKGAKIQLLDLPGIIEGAKDGKGRGRQVIAVARTCNLILIVLDVLKPLGHKKLIEHELEGFGIRLNKQPPNIGFKRKDKGGINFTATCAQSELDGDTVKSILAEYKIHNADITLRSDSTADDLIDVVEGNRVYIPCIYVLNKIDQISIEELDIIYKVPHCVPISAHHRWNFDDLLERMWDYLRLVRIYTKPKGQLPDYTSPVVLPDGRTAVEDFCLKIHKNLIKELKYALVWGASVKHNPQKVGKDHVMNDEDVIQLVKK; this is translated from the exons ATGAGTATACTCGCCAAAATAGCAGAGATTGAAAATGAG ATGGCCAGGACGCAGAGGAACAAGGCCACAGCTCACCACTTGGGTCTGCTCAAAGCTCGTCTTGCCAAACTGAGGAGGGAACTCATCACACCAAAAGGAGGCAGTGGTGGTGCAACAGGAGAAG gtTTTGATGTCGCAAAAACTGGTGATGCTCGTATTGGTTTTGTTGGTTTTCCCTCAGTGGGAAAGTCAACACTGCTAAGTAACCTTGCAGGTGTGTACTCTGAGGTTGCTGCTTACGAGTTCACCACTCTTACGACAGTACCCGGAGTTATTCGCTACAAAGGGGCCAAAATTCAG CTCTTGGATCTTCCAGGAATCATTGAGGGTGCCAAGGATGGCAAGGGCAGAGGCAGACAGGTCATCGCAG TGGCTCGAACTTGTAACCTAATCCTGATAGTGCTCGATGTGTTGAAGCCTCTTGGTCATAAGAAGCTAATAGAACATGAGCTGGAGGGCTTTGGCATTCGTCTTAACAAGCAACCACCCAACATTGGCTTCAAGAGGAAGGACAAAGGAGGCATCAACTTCACAGCTACA TGTGCGCAATCTGAGCTGGATGGTGATACTGTTAAGAGTATCCTGGCAGAGTACAAGATCCACAACGCCGACATCACTCTGCGCAGTGATTCCACAGCTGATGACCTCATTGATGTGGTGGAGGGAAATCG GGTCTACATCCCATGCATTTATGTCCTCAACAAAATCGATCAGATCTCCATCGAGGAGCTCGACATCATCTACAAGGTGCCCCACTGTGTTCCCATCTCGGCCCACCACCGCTGGAACTTCGATGACCTGCTGGAAAGGATGTGGGACTACCTAAGGCTTGTGCGCAT CTACACTAAACCCAAAGGCCAGCTTCCCGATTACACATCTCCTGTTGTACTCCCTGACGGAAGAACTGCTGTCGAGGATTTCTGCTTAAAGATTCACAAAAACCTCATCAAAGAACTTAAGTA tgcaCTTGTGTGGGGAGCATCTGTGAAACACAACCCTCAAAAGGTGGGCAAGGACCACGTGATGAACGATGAAGACGTTATCCAGCTggtgaaaaagtaa